A part of Neoarius graeffei isolate fNeoGra1 chromosome 8, fNeoGra1.pri, whole genome shotgun sequence genomic DNA contains:
- the LOC132890346 gene encoding uncharacterized protein LOC132890346 gives MTSLWILLLSLNIIIPAQSVDFSKPSFLSVKSGERVTLNCSFRDIDPSESLFWYKQIFGEMPQKVGEKITYEDINISPMFNTSGIKMEQTENGVSLTISHVKKEDEGFYYCGKVYLDKATFITGTVLAVRGDGDVKVSVIQSGVLDSVPAGASVTLQCSVLSESRAAEHQVLWFRAASPQSHPQIIYTHHNSSRQCESGSSTHTCVYDFSKNILSINDTGTYYCAVAMCGKIIFGNGTRVQLENSPKCVIYLAVVVAVCVVVIFAQAFIICKMKNCQQTRAEQLEHKLLKKFMLAQTDRCQDERFQQFVLQ, from the exons ATGAcatcactgtggattcttctctTATCTCTGAACATCATCA TTCCAGCCCAATCTGTGGATTTTTCCAAACCATCATTTCTCTCAGTGAAGTCTGGAGAACGTGTGACTCTTAACTGCTCATTTAGAGACATTGATCCGAGTGAAAGTTTGTTCTGGTACAAACAAATATTTGGAGAAATGCCTCAAAAAGTGGGAGAAAAAATAACTTATGAAGATATCAACATTTCGCCCATGTTCAATACGTCAGGAATTAAAATGGAGCAGACTGAGAACGGCGTTTCTCTGACAATCTCACATGTAAAAAAAGAAGACGAAGGATTTTACTACTGCGGGAAAGTTTACTTGGACAAAGCTACATTCATCACAGGAACTGTCTTGGCTGTAAGAG GTGATGGAGATGTAAAAGTGTCAGTGATCCAGAGCGGCGTGTTGGACTCGGTTCCTGCAGGAGCGTCAGTGACTCTGCAGTGCTCGGTTCTCTCTGAGAGCAGAGCAGCAGAACACCAAGTGCTCTGGTTCAGAGCTGCTTCACCACAATCCCATCCTCAAATCATTTACACTCATCACAACAGCAGCCGTCAGTGTGAGAGCGGCTCTTCTACACACACCTGTGTGTACGACTTCTCCAAGAACATCCTCAGCATCAATGATACTGGAACTTACTACTGCGCTGTGGCCATGTGTGGGAAGATCATTTTTGGGAACGGGACTCGAGTACAGTTGGAGAACTCTCCAAAATGTG TGATCTACCTCGCAGTGGTGGTGGCAGTGTGTGTGGTTGTGATCTTCGCTCAAGCTTTTATAATCTGTAAAATGAAGAACTGTCAACAAACCAGAG CAGAGcaactggagcacaaactgctgaaaaagttcatgctggctcAAACAGACAGGTGTCAGGATGaacgttttcagcagtttgtgcttcaATAG
- the LOC132890347 gene encoding uncharacterized protein LOC132890347, whose product MYPVQSGRRRVTAQSPEPDVYQPDKKLIMDIGVSATLQCYIFEVEVEEMIFFKQENRKQPRIIVRFFNAARETFYNEFQNPRFQFKNHTTCFNLTILNPTLSDEAVYYCALTRPDPVFGEGTDLKFKGQSFTTESETSKPALCDHNTNMNTQEKTVLGLGTALGLCALLIFCLFYFILRRRKWDKILEKSHLQSHFLTHSSSLYAATFIQC is encoded by the exons ATGT ATCCAGTCCAGTCTGGTAGACGCCGGGTTACTGCACAATCCCCAGAGCCAGATGTTTATCAGCCTGATAAGAAACTCATCATGGATATCGGAGTCTCGGCGACTCTGCAGTGTTATATTTTTGAAGTCGAAGTTGAAGAAATGATCTTTTTTAAGCAAGAAAACAGAAAACAGCCTCGAATAATCGTCAGATTCTTTAACGCTGCTCGAGAAACGTTTTACAATGAATTTCAAAATCCTCGTTTCCAGTTTAAAAATCATACGACCTGCTTCAATCTGACCATTTTAAACCCCACGCTGTCTGATGAAGCCGTGTACTACTGTGCACTGACGAGACCCGACCCTGTGTTTGGAGAAGGAACTGATTTAAAATTTAAAG GTCAGAGTTTTACCACTGAATCAGAAACATCGAAACCAGCTCTGTGTGATCACAACACGAACATGAACACACAAGAGAAAACAG TGCTCGGTTTGGGAACGGCTTTGGGTTTGTGTGCACTTCTGATTTTCTGTCTCTTTTATTTCATCCTGAGGAGAAGAAAATGGGATAAAA TTCTGGAGAAATCTCACCTCCAATCACATTTCCTGACTCATTCATCCTCTTTATATGCTGCTACATTCATTCAGTGCTAA
- the LOC132890348 gene encoding uncharacterized protein LOC132890348 — MTSLWILLLSLNIITPSQSVEFSKPSFLSVKSGERVTLNCSFRDIDPGDSLFWYKQIFGEMPQEVAEKISYQDINISPMFKTSGIKMEQTENGVSLTISHVKKEDGGFYYCGKVYLDQATFITGTVLAVRGDGDVKVSVIQSGMLDSVPAGASVTLQCLVLSESRAAEHQVLWFRAASPQSHPQIIYTHHNSSRQCESGSSTHTCVYDFSKNILSINDTGTYYCAVAMCGKIIFGNGTQVQLENSPKCVIYLAVVVAVCVVVIFAQAFIICKMRNCEQIRVRSQRDCVVEETPNQGRDAVELNYTALHFKKNKMKRVTRKREKPDFIYSEVSSGT, encoded by the exons ATGAcatcactgtggattcttctctTATCTCTGAACATCATCA CTCCATCCCAATCTGTGGAATTTTCCAAACCATCATTTCTCTCAGTGAAGTCTGGAGAACGTGTGACTCTTAACTGCTCATTTAGAGACATTGATCCGGGTGACAGTTTGTTCTGGTACAAACAAATATTTGGAGAAATGCCTCAAGAAGTGGCAGAAAAAATAAGTTATCAAGATATCAACATTTCCCCCATGTTCAAGACGTCAGGAATTAAAATGGAGCAGACTGAGAACGGCGTTTCTCTGACAATCTCACATGTAAAAAAAGAAGACGGAGGATTTTACTACTGCGGGAAAGTTTACTTGGACCAAGCTACGTTCATCACAGGAACTGTCTTGGCTGTAAGAG GTGATGGAGATGTAAAAGTGTCAGTGATCCAGAGCGGCATGTTGGACTCGGTTCCTGCAGGAGCGTCAGTGACTCTGCAGTGCTTGGTTCTCTCTGAGAGCAGAGCAGCAGAACACCAAGTGCTCTGGTTCAGAGCTGCTTCACCACAATCCCATCCTCAAATCATTTACACTCATCACAACAGCAGCCGTCAGTGTGAGAGCGGCTCTTCTACACACACCTGTGTGTACGACTTCTCCAAGAACATCCTCAGCATCAATGATACTGGAACTTACTACTGCGCTGTGGCCATGTGTGGGAAGATCATTTTTGGGAACGGGACTCAAGTACAGTTGGAGAACTCTCCAAAATGTG TGATCTACCTCGCAGTGGTGGTGGCAGTGTGTGTGGTTGTGATCTTCGCTCAAGCTTTTATAATCTGTAAAATGAGGAACTGTGAACAAATCAGAG tgagatctcAACGAGATTGTGTGGTCGAGGAAACACCCAATCAG GGTCGTGATGCAGTGGAGCTGAATTACACGGCTTTACATTTCAAAAAGAACAAAATGAAAAGAGTgacaagaaagagagaaaaacctGATTTTATTTATTCTGAAGTGTCTTCTGGTACCTAG
- the LOC132890414 gene encoding uncharacterized protein LOC132890414: MTCLWILILIFSTMYPVQPGRRWVAAQSLTESGVYQPDNELSVDIGDSATLQCCISENVVGVIAWFKQPNRQKPQIIVRVYKSAGEIFYNESQKSCFQIERSSNCFNLIILNTTQSDEAMYYCSLTNPNLVFADGIYLKIKGEHVTIESETSKPALGDNSVGCEPTLHGNSTNMNTQEKTVLGLGTALGLCALLIFCLVYFILRRRKWDKINASVENSPGMNQESEAETLNYAAVHFSKRKPKAETKKSGSSDECVYADVKKTARCNINDS; this comes from the exons atgacttgtttgtggATTTTAATTTTGATCTTCAGCACCATGT ATCCAGTCCAACCTGGTAGACGCTGGGTTGCTGCACAATCCCTCACAGAGTCAGGAGTTTATCAGCCTGATAACGAGCTCAGTGTGGATATCGGAGACTCGGCGACTCTGCAGTGTTGTATTTCTGAAAATGTAGTTGGGGTGATCGCCTGGTTTAAGCAACCAAACAGACAAAAACCTCAGATTATAGTCAGGGTGTATAAAAGTGCTGGAGAAATATTTTACAATGAATCCCAAAAGTCATGTTTCCAAATAGAAAGATCTTCAAACTGCTTCAATCTGATCATTTTAAACACCACTCAGTCTGATGAAGCCATGTACTACTGTTCACTGACGAACCCCAACCTTGTGTTTGCAGAtggaatttatttaaaaattaaag GTGAACATGTTACTATTGAATCAGAAACATCTAAACCAGCTCTGGGTGATAATTCAGTGGGCTGTGAACCAACACTGCATGGAAACAGCACTAACATGAACACACAAGAGAAAACAG TGCTCGGTTTGGGAACGGCTTTGGGTTTGTGTGCACTTCTGATTTTCTGTCTCGTTTATTTCATCCTGAGGAGAAGAAAATGGGATAAAA TAAACGCTTCTGTCGAAAATTCTCCAGGAATGAATCAG GAATCTGAAGCTGAAACACTGAATTATGCAGCTGTGCATTTCTCTAAGAGGAAACCCAAAGCTGAAACAAAGAAATCTGGTTCATCAGATGAGTGTGTGTACGCTGATGTGAAGAAAACTGCACGCTGTAACATAAATGATTCATAA